A DNA window from Haliovirga abyssi contains the following coding sequences:
- a CDS encoding LytTR family DNA-binding domain-containing protein: MKASLICEDKKFKIIKTLLEAKGIELDLNANTVFIDETINVEKDNKIYILFNSENLNQFLDFLDEFFCNNSNSNKDFIAGKDDEEIKLISLKKVQFFEADNNNIYCIVENEKKIYKIKEKLYELEEKLDSKEFMRVSKSNIVSIRNISQIIPWFDNKLIIKFEGTNKKVEVTRTYLKKFKKYLGV, translated from the coding sequence ATGAAAGCATCTTTAATTTGCGAAGATAAAAAATTTAAAATTATAAAAACTCTATTAGAAGCAAAAGGTATAGAGTTAGATTTAAATGCAAATACTGTCTTTATAGATGAAACTATAAATGTAGAAAAAGATAATAAAATTTATATTTTATTTAATAGCGAAAATTTAAATCAATTTTTAGATTTTTTAGATGAATTTTTTTGTAATAACAGCAACTCTAATAAAGATTTTATAGCTGGGAAAGATGATGAGGAGATAAAATTAATTTCTCTTAAAAAAGTCCAATTTTTTGAAGCAGATAATAATAATATATACTGCATTGTTGAAAATGAGAAAAAAATATATAAAATAAAAGAGAAGTTGTACGAATTAGAAGAAAAATTAGATTCAAAGGAATTTATGAGAGTCAGCAAATCTAATATAGTTAGTATAAGAAATATAAGTCAAATTATCCCATGGTTTGATAATAAACTGATTATTAAATTTGAAGGGACAAATAAAAAAGTTGAAGTTACAAGGACATATTTAAAAAAATTTAAAAAATATTTAGGAGTGTGA
- a CDS encoding class I SAM-dependent methyltransferase, translating into MKKQRVPETNHGITGEMLVQDYDEMQKKLCERGLLKTNEIIKSGIIEGEVLEIGPGPGYLGLEWLKKCSNASLSWLDISEDMIKLAKINAEKYGVKENLTIKMGDATEQLPFSDCFFDGVFTANSLHEWENPVNVINEIERVLKVGGNFFIGDLKRNTNPLIFLLMKANLKKQVMKQGLKSSINAAYTKNEILLLLKESNFKTYEVTENYFGLSIFGKKVDK; encoded by the coding sequence ATGAAAAAACAAAGAGTTCCAGAAACAAACCATGGAATTACAGGAGAAATGCTTGTTCAAGATTATGATGAAATGCAAAAAAAACTTTGTGAACGTGGACTTTTAAAAACAAATGAGATAATAAAATCGGGAATTATAGAAGGTGAAGTTTTAGAAATTGGGCCTGGACCTGGATATTTAGGACTTGAGTGGTTAAAAAAATGTTCGAATGCCTCTCTCTCTTGGTTAGATATAAGCGAAGATATGATAAAATTGGCTAAAATTAATGCAGAAAAATATGGTGTTAAGGAAAATCTTACAATAAAGATGGGGGATGCGACTGAACAACTTCCTTTTTCTGACTGTTTTTTTGATGGAGTTTTTACAGCTAATTCACTTCATGAATGGGAAAATCCGGTAAATGTAATAAATGAGATAGAAAGAGTATTAAAAGTTGGTGGTAATTTTTTCATTGGGGATTTAAAAAGAAATACAAATCCATTGATTTTCTTATTAATGAAGGCAAATTTAAAAAAACAAGTAATGAAACAGGGGTTGAAATCTTCAATTAATGCAGCATATACCAAAAATGAAATATTATTGTTATTAAAAGAAAGCAATTTCAAAACCTATGAAGTAACAGAAAATTATTTTGGATTATCAATATTTGGGAAAAAAGTTGATAAATGA
- a CDS encoding methyl-accepting chemotaxis protein has protein sequence MSLKKIFNFVFSGFLIFSIFVLFFTTKIFQNNLLKTKYSAQKKIISKELNKKGVILNLIIDEIKNDEKVQLYFYNNQKKELFDYLNTQYDLNNLKIKYAISIIHFHTKDIKSFLRTNNYDKSGDDLSWRKTIVASNKNKKNIKGIEIGKSGLILRYVSPVYYDNKFIGTVEAGIQLNKKFLSNLENENILYQVYNWKNEKEDNMFYEDGNNKFENIFNLTQIKKYILDNNDKIFDKNFGFFKYINSNMYVANYLTDFNGKIIGAILTKEDISLLQNIFYEVIKNILYIGIFILLISIPIYIYIIKSILSKVLLIENISENIKMNNYNSISKINVNSNSKNELEKSSFKLKESILFLKNILMDIFSSFKKTILYINKFKRELLLNGDLMDDTINRLGETNNNINSINSSLEEIKLSEEKVSNGSFIVAESAQNISLSINELIETSNTSSKAINGINGQVKELKVFAENFKKQTNDLVIKANNIEEIITAINNITEQTNLLALNAAIEAARAGEAGKGFAVVANEIRTLAENSKKATNSIDDILKNIKAQISEVNKNGNQIGMSVTKSEENIEKVVAGSYNIDKKIEDISEEINNLTAISEEQSSFNTEIVNVLKDTTTKIFNTNDNIKQIFTEFKSIKNYINTTIDNTIDESNELNVSFSKLLNNFNLYSIKDIKNFLKEMKKAHITYVEKLGVQVKKHLIEEYLEENEYQCSFGITYYSTKPPIEIKELWEKILVPHKNIHNNTKSIYEQLKKNNFEKAMELYQDTLANKEIVLNLIDEIMKILD, from the coding sequence AAAAAAAGAATTATTTGATTATTTAAATACACAATATGATTTAAATAATTTAAAAATAAAATATGCAATATCTATTATACATTTTCATACAAAGGATATTAAATCATTTTTAAGAACTAATAATTATGATAAATCTGGAGATGACTTAAGTTGGAGAAAAACAATCGTTGCATCTAATAAAAATAAAAAAAATATTAAAGGTATTGAAATTGGAAAAAGTGGACTTATACTTCGATATGTTTCTCCTGTTTATTATGATAATAAATTTATAGGTACAGTGGAAGCGGGTATTCAATTAAATAAAAAGTTTTTATCTAATTTAGAGAATGAAAATATTTTATATCAAGTATATAATTGGAAAAATGAAAAAGAAGATAATATGTTTTATGAAGATGGTAATAATAAATTTGAAAATATTTTTAATTTAACTCAAATTAAAAAATATATACTTGATAATAATGATAAAATTTTTGATAAAAATTTTGGCTTTTTTAAATATATAAATTCTAATATGTATGTTGCAAATTATTTAACAGATTTTAATGGTAAAATTATAGGTGCTATTTTAACAAAAGAAGATATATCATTATTACAAAATATTTTTTACGAAGTTATAAAAAATATTTTGTATATTGGGATTTTTATATTATTAATTTCTATTCCAATATATATATATATTATAAAAAGTATATTATCTAAAGTTTTATTAATTGAAAATATTTCTGAAAATATTAAAATGAATAATTATAATTCAATTAGTAAAATTAATGTAAATTCAAACTCTAAAAATGAATTAGAGAAAAGCTCTTTTAAGTTAAAAGAAAGCATTTTATTTTTAAAAAATATTTTAATGGATATTTTTTCTAGTTTTAAAAAAACTATTTTATATATAAATAAATTTAAGAGAGAACTATTATTAAATGGAGATTTAATGGATGATACTATAAACAGATTGGGAGAAACTAATAATAATATTAACAGTATAAATAGTTCTTTAGAGGAAATTAAACTTAGTGAAGAAAAAGTTTCTAACGGATCTTTTATAGTTGCAGAAAGTGCTCAAAATATTTCTTTATCTATAAATGAGTTGATAGAAACTTCTAATACTAGCAGTAAAGCTATTAATGGTATAAATGGACAAGTAAAAGAGTTAAAAGTATTTGCAGAAAATTTTAAAAAACAAACTAATGATTTAGTAATTAAAGCAAATAATATAGAAGAAATTATTACTGCTATTAATAACATTACTGAACAAACTAATTTACTTGCATTAAATGCTGCAATAGAAGCAGCTAGGGCTGGAGAAGCGGGGAAAGGGTTTGCCGTAGTTGCTAATGAAATTAGAACTTTAGCTGAAAATTCTAAAAAAGCAACAAATAGCATAGATGATATATTAAAAAATATTAAAGCTCAAATATCTGAAGTTAATAAAAATGGTAATCAAATAGGTATGAGCGTTACTAAATCTGAAGAAAATATTGAAAAAGTTGTTGCAGGAAGTTATAATATTGATAAAAAAATTGAAGATATTTCAGAAGAGATAAATAATCTAACTGCTATAAGTGAAGAGCAATCTTCTTTTAATACAGAAATAGTTAATGTTCTTAAAGATACAACTACTAAAATTTTTAATACAAATGATAATATTAAACAAATTTTTACTGAATTTAAGTCTATTAAAAATTATATTAATACTACAATAGATAATACAATTGATGAAAGTAATGAACTTAATGTTAGTTTTTCAAAATTACTAAATAATTTTAATTTATATTCAATAAAAGATATTAAAAATTTTTTAAAAGAGATGAAGAAGGCTCATATTACATATGTAGAAAAATTAGGAGTTCAAGTTAAAAAGCATTTAATTGAGGAATATTTAGAAGAAAATGAATATCAATGTAGTTTTGGAATAACTTATTATTCAACAAAGCCACCAATAGAAATTAAAGAGCTTTGGGAAAAGATATTAGTGCCTCATAAAAATATTCATAATAATACTAAATCGATTTATGAACAACTTAAAAAGAATAACTTTGAAAAGGCTATGGAACTATATCAAGATACGTTAGCAAATAAAGAGATAGTGTTAAATCTTATTGATGAAATAATGAAAATATTGGATTGA